From Vibrio artabrorum, a single genomic window includes:
- a CDS encoding class I SAM-dependent DNA methyltransferase, with product MAVNQAKIFEQLESLVESVDTNEFIYGFLTAFNFPKATITQVRQGGARNVAKIPGHVGLKNKLYYFPVEEGQDIDAVLDERIDDPSIAKNKIRFILTTDFERFLAWDTATSERLDIDFEVLHRNYSFFLPLVGLEKAILNSEKPADVKAAVKMGKLFDLIRVNNHLSKPEDIHALNVFLTRLLFCLFAEDTGIFKQKGQFTSAIKSCTEEDGSNLDQFLYHLFSVMNSPDGSDLRQHLPKHLTDFPYVNGGLFSSDEPIPTLGKKGRRILIECGMEDWSAINPDIFGSMFQAVIDVDQRARLGQHYTSYSNIMKVIQPLFLDSLRSELEKQRSSINGLKRLLVRLSQIKVFDPACGSGNFLIIAYKELRLLEIDVIKALMKIDQSFFMSNIHLDQFYGIELDDFACEIARLSLWLAEHQINKQWEEHIGPAEPALPLKATGKIVSGNSLKLNWKEVCPKTSEDEVYVIGNPPFHGTVGRSSEQREDMKRVFADFKSLGTLDYVACWFWKGAKFIEASKAELALVSTNSICQGEQVGTLWPQIFKLGLHIQIAYPTFTWANNARDKAAVHVVIVGLSGRAKSRSLYQMIDGEWHCKSVKNISPYLTEGNNTWVSAHRKILSDNVPPLLFGNKPNDGGHLLLERSEYELLLEKEPKAAQWIKKVMGATEFLNGKERWCLWLADIQEPELKSMPYVVERVKKVEEVRTASPDKGAQKLAQRPHQFRDLNNPDSFILIPSVSSERRKYIPIGFFNSDVISTNLNYIVPDGGLFEFGILTSIIHNDWMRLVAGRLKSDYRYTASVVYNSFPWPEVTEEQRSQIERLAENVLFSREDYPGKTLAELYDPEKMPPELQIAHQELDEAVDKLYQDRPFRNTADRLSCLLARYEELVAIKEK from the coding sequence ATGGCCGTCAATCAGGCAAAGATTTTTGAACAACTTGAATCTCTTGTTGAATCAGTAGATACCAATGAATTTATATATGGATTCCTAACAGCCTTTAATTTCCCCAAGGCAACGATTACTCAGGTTCGTCAGGGCGGTGCTCGCAATGTGGCTAAGATTCCAGGCCATGTTGGGCTGAAGAATAAACTTTATTATTTTCCAGTAGAAGAAGGTCAGGATATTGATGCCGTATTGGATGAACGTATTGACGATCCATCGATAGCTAAGAACAAAATCCGCTTTATTCTGACTACCGATTTCGAACGTTTTCTTGCGTGGGATACGGCAACCAGTGAACGGTTGGATATTGACTTTGAAGTGCTGCATCGCAACTACAGTTTCTTCCTGCCACTAGTTGGCTTAGAAAAGGCTATTTTGAACAGCGAAAAGCCTGCAGATGTAAAGGCTGCAGTCAAAATGGGTAAGCTGTTCGACTTAATCCGTGTGAACAATCACTTAAGTAAACCAGAAGATATTCATGCGCTAAACGTGTTTCTTACACGGTTATTGTTTTGCTTATTTGCTGAAGATACCGGTATTTTCAAGCAAAAAGGTCAATTTACTTCTGCTATCAAAAGTTGTACGGAAGAAGATGGAAGTAATTTAGACCAGTTTCTTTATCATCTATTTTCAGTAATGAATAGTCCTGATGGTAGCGATCTCCGTCAGCACCTACCTAAACATCTTACTGATTTCCCATATGTTAACGGTGGCTTGTTCTCTAGTGACGAACCGATACCAACGTTAGGTAAAAAAGGACGCCGTATTCTTATTGAATGTGGGATGGAAGATTGGAGTGCTATTAACCCTGATATTTTCGGCAGCATGTTTCAGGCTGTGATTGATGTCGATCAGCGAGCTCGCCTAGGTCAGCACTACACATCCTACAGTAATATTATGAAAGTGATTCAGCCTCTGTTTCTTGATTCACTTCGCTCCGAACTGGAAAAACAACGCTCCAGTATAAATGGTCTTAAACGTCTACTTGTTCGATTAAGCCAAATCAAGGTCTTTGACCCCGCATGTGGTTCTGGCAACTTCCTGATCATTGCTTATAAAGAACTCAGACTCCTTGAAATTGACGTTATTAAAGCGTTGATGAAAATCGACCAAAGTTTTTTCATGAGCAATATTCATCTGGATCAGTTTTATGGTATCGAGCTTGATGATTTTGCCTGTGAGATTGCACGCCTTTCACTTTGGCTTGCAGAGCACCAAATCAATAAGCAGTGGGAAGAACATATTGGTCCTGCAGAACCCGCTTTACCATTAAAAGCAACAGGTAAGATTGTTAGTGGAAACAGTTTAAAACTTAACTGGAAAGAGGTTTGTCCTAAAACATCGGAAGACGAAGTTTATGTAATCGGTAACCCACCATTTCACGGTACTGTTGGTCGTTCAAGTGAACAGCGTGAAGATATGAAACGAGTGTTTGCTGATTTTAAATCACTCGGCACACTTGATTACGTAGCATGTTGGTTCTGGAAAGGTGCAAAATTTATTGAAGCATCTAAAGCTGAATTGGCTCTAGTATCAACCAATTCAATATGTCAGGGTGAACAAGTTGGAACATTGTGGCCTCAAATTTTTAAATTGGGATTACATATTCAAATTGCCTATCCGACATTCACATGGGCAAATAATGCACGTGATAAGGCTGCTGTTCATGTTGTTATCGTTGGTTTATCTGGAAGAGCTAAAAGTCGCTCTCTTTACCAAATGATTGATGGTGAATGGCATTGTAAGTCTGTTAAGAATATTAGTCCTTATTTGACAGAAGGTAATAATACTTGGGTATCGGCTCACAGAAAAATATTGTCCGATAATGTTCCACCATTATTGTTTGGTAACAAACCTAATGATGGCGGTCACTTACTCTTAGAGCGTTCAGAATATGAGCTCCTTCTAGAAAAAGAACCTAAAGCTGCTCAATGGATAAAAAAAGTAATGGGAGCTACCGAGTTCTTAAATGGAAAAGAAAGATGGTGTCTTTGGCTAGCTGATATCCAAGAACCTGAATTAAAGTCCATGCCTTATGTAGTTGAACGGGTAAAAAAGGTTGAGGAAGTGAGGACTGCTAGCCCTGACAAAGGAGCTCAAAAGCTTGCTCAAAGACCACATCAGTTTAGGGATTTAAATAATCCGGACAGTTTTATTTTGATTCCAAGTGTATCTTCTGAAAGACGAAAATACATACCAATCGGTTTTTTTAACTCTGATGTAATATCTACAAATCTAAACTACATTGTTCCTGACGGGGGGCTTTTTGAATTTGGTATATTGACTTCGATAATCCATAACGATTGGATGCGTCTCGTCGCAGGGCGTTTGAAAAGTGATTATCGATATACAGCTTCAGTTGTATATAACTCTTTCCCGTGGCCGGAAGTTACTGAAGAACAGCGTTCTCAAATTGAAAGGCTTGCTGAAAATGTGCTCTTTTCAAGAGAGGACTATCCTGGAAAAACCTTAGCTGAGTTGTATGACCCAGAAAAAATGCCGCCAGAATTACAAATTGCTCATCAAGAATTAGATGAAGCGGTTGATAAACTTTATCAGGATAGACCATTTAGAAATACTGCTGACCGTTTAAGCTGCCTATTGGCTCGCTATGAAGAGTTGGTCGCTATAAAAGAAAAATAA
- a CDS encoding DEAD/DEAH box helicase produces the protein MNNNILEVSYKQTGQSTHHNDMGMREMQARAFAQRDNQYLLIKAPPASGKSRALMFLGLDKLIHQGLRKVIVAVPEMSIGGSFKDTNLTEYGFFSDWTIKPEYNLCISGSESGKTNAFKRFMESEEQTLVCTHSTLRSVFDKLSPTDFDNCLVAIDEFHHVSADENSRLGNLIDVLMNGSSAHILAMTGSYFRGDTIPILLPEDEAKFTKVTYTYYEQLNGYNYLKTLGIGYHFYQGPYVEALPSILDPSKKTIIHIPNVNSGESTKDKHMEVDQILEVLGEVILQDPNTGIYQVKCKQTGRTLLVANLVDDNVHLRPKVQAHLRDIESAEQMDIIIALGMAKEGFDWPFCEHVLTIGYRSSMTEIVQIIGRATRDGKGKTHAQFTNLIAQPDAQDDDVKVSVNNMLKAITTSLLMEQILAPSIQFKPRSQWQGELPANTLIIDDTATPVSQKVLDILNGDKGEILSALMAKEPVVKGVITETTPPEVINEIELPSVIQTLYPDLEEHEIEQVRSGVLQSLYIGQHGGVIDEKDLPDDADIDDGSTSGHGKNNQPGNNDSGASRQFIKMGDKFVNIENLDIDLIDAVNPFHGAYEILSKSVNAAMLKTIQETVRASQAKVSEEEAVMLWPRIKAFSKEHQREPSLTASDPIEVRYAEVLAYIRKMKQQRMAKQEG, from the coding sequence ATGAATAACAATATTTTGGAAGTCAGTTATAAACAAACTGGGCAAAGTACGCATCATAACGACATGGGGATGCGTGAAATGCAGGCGCGGGCATTCGCCCAACGTGATAATCAGTATCTTTTGATTAAAGCACCTCCGGCCTCTGGGAAATCTCGTGCTTTGATGTTTTTAGGGTTGGATAAACTGATTCATCAGGGGCTGAGAAAAGTGATTGTCGCCGTTCCTGAAATGTCTATTGGCGGTTCATTTAAAGATACCAATTTGACCGAATATGGATTCTTCTCTGATTGGACGATTAAGCCAGAATACAATCTATGTATCAGCGGTAGTGAATCAGGCAAAACGAACGCATTTAAGCGTTTCATGGAGAGCGAAGAACAAACATTGGTTTGTACGCACTCAACATTGCGCAGTGTATTCGACAAGTTGTCTCCGACAGATTTCGATAATTGTCTTGTCGCTATAGATGAATTTCATCATGTGTCTGCAGATGAGAATAGTCGATTAGGGAATCTTATCGATGTCTTGATGAATGGCTCTTCTGCTCACATTCTAGCGATGACTGGTTCGTATTTCCGTGGAGATACAATACCTATTTTATTGCCAGAAGATGAAGCAAAGTTTACTAAGGTAACATACACCTACTATGAACAGTTAAATGGCTATAACTATTTAAAAACATTGGGTATTGGCTATCACTTTTATCAAGGCCCTTATGTAGAGGCTTTGCCATCAATTCTTGACCCTTCTAAAAAAACCATCATTCATATCCCTAACGTGAATTCTGGCGAATCGACCAAAGATAAGCACATGGAAGTCGACCAAATTCTTGAAGTGCTTGGCGAAGTTATTCTGCAAGATCCCAACACCGGTATATACCAAGTAAAATGCAAGCAAACAGGGCGAACTCTGTTGGTTGCCAATTTAGTTGACGATAACGTTCACCTGCGCCCTAAAGTTCAAGCACATTTAAGAGATATCGAGTCTGCTGAACAGATGGACATCATTATCGCTTTGGGGATGGCAAAAGAAGGGTTTGACTGGCCGTTCTGTGAACATGTTCTAACCATCGGCTATCGTAGTTCAATGACCGAAATTGTTCAGATCATTGGTCGAGCAACTCGTGATGGTAAAGGTAAAACACACGCCCAGTTTACGAACCTAATCGCTCAACCGGATGCGCAAGACGACGATGTTAAGGTATCGGTTAACAATATGCTTAAAGCGATTACTACATCGTTACTTATGGAGCAGATTTTGGCTCCAAGTATTCAGTTTAAACCTCGTTCTCAATGGCAAGGGGAGTTACCAGCCAACACTCTTATCATCGATGACACAGCTACACCAGTATCCCAGAAAGTTCTAGATATTTTAAATGGTGATAAAGGCGAAATATTGTCGGCATTAATGGCAAAAGAACCTGTTGTAAAAGGTGTCATTACCGAAACAACACCGCCAGAAGTTATCAATGAAATAGAGCTACCTTCTGTGATTCAAACTTTATATCCAGACTTGGAAGAGCATGAGATTGAGCAGGTTCGCTCAGGGGTTCTTCAGAGCCTGTATATTGGTCAACATGGTGGTGTTATCGATGAAAAAGATTTGCCAGATGATGCTGATATCGATGATGGCTCAACATCAGGACATGGTAAAAATAATCAGCCTGGGAATAATGATTCTGGTGCGAGTCGGCAATTTATTAAGATGGGTGATAAGTTCGTCAACATTGAAAATTTAGATATTGACTTGATAGATGCTGTAAACCCGTTTCATGGTGCTTATGAAATATTATCTAAGTCTGTAAATGCCGCAATGTTGAAGACGATTCAAGAGACGGTAAGAGCCAGTCAAGCCAAAGTCTCAGAAGAAGAAGCTGTGATGCTATGGCCTAGAATTAAAGCTTTCAGTAAAGAACATCAACGAGAACCATCATTAACTGCATCTGATCCTATTGAAGTCCGTTATGCGGAGGTGCTTGCTTATATTCGCAAGATGAAGCAACAGAGAATGGCAAAACAAGAGGGATAA
- a CDS encoding TonB-dependent receptor domain-containing protein, with protein sequence MNKSLLAVAVASLLSPISNLHAQEASADETMVVTANRFEQVDGAVLAQTVVVTREDISKLQANSLIDVFRTLPSVEVAQYGGRGQTASFYVRGGSSSQVLVLVDGTRLPRAMMGGVDFNSLPVNSIERIEFIRGARASVYGSEAISGVINIITRADVNENAVKVHGGFGTNNHYVTSLAALHKIDDSQHIKAVVGYEKDDGFNVKPLDGINEGDEHGFESYNVNIGYQNQLTKRVNAFVNVVAYDNEGEYDNSYAASSWGPASHEEKVGRTEFRSINTNLAYSEGDLTSTLDLTYAEQDNYDYVVGKSKKSGGITSINQINAAWLNSYRVNEQLALGAGVDYRREELDEGYTGSHYYKPEENPRENYGVSVISQYTLDSWTLEASARNDENSQYGNNTTWQAAAGWAFLDNYEIKASYGTAFRAPTFLDLYYPGYEAPNLKAEDSQNTELTLEGSHSYLDWSITGFINKIDNMLMWQGSGMTNIGEAEIKGVELGLGFDTSIVTHQFYLDWKDPVDKSNGKEQQLAYRSKQGAKWNAFAEFGDWVLGSQYLYQGERFNGATRLASYSLWNFTAEYAVSPEFKVKGKLSNAFNKDYEMYSGYATPGREYFVSATYQF encoded by the coding sequence ATGAACAAATCCCTTTTAGCGGTTGCTGTTGCATCGCTGCTTTCACCTATCTCCAATTTACACGCCCAAGAAGCATCAGCTGATGAAACTATGGTGGTTACGGCTAACCGTTTTGAGCAAGTTGATGGTGCTGTATTGGCACAAACGGTTGTTGTAACTAGAGAAGATATTTCAAAACTTCAAGCTAACAGCCTCATTGATGTTTTTCGAACTCTGCCAAGTGTTGAAGTGGCCCAGTATGGCGGTCGTGGGCAAACCGCCTCGTTCTATGTGCGAGGAGGCAGTTCCTCTCAAGTCTTAGTTCTGGTCGATGGTACCCGTTTACCAAGGGCCATGATGGGGGGCGTGGATTTTAACTCTCTACCAGTCAACTCAATTGAAAGAATTGAATTCATTCGTGGTGCTCGTGCCTCTGTATATGGGTCAGAAGCGATTTCAGGTGTAATCAATATTATTACTCGAGCTGATGTGAATGAAAATGCCGTTAAAGTACACGGTGGTTTTGGTACTAATAACCACTATGTTACCTCTTTAGCCGCGCTGCATAAGATTGATGATAGCCAACATATTAAAGCCGTTGTGGGTTATGAAAAAGATGATGGATTTAACGTTAAGCCGCTTGACGGTATCAATGAGGGTGATGAGCATGGTTTTGAGTCATACAATGTCAACATTGGCTACCAAAACCAACTGACTAAGCGTGTGAATGCTTTTGTCAATGTGGTGGCTTATGATAACGAAGGCGAATATGACAATAGTTATGCCGCTTCCTCTTGGGGGCCGGCAAGTCACGAAGAAAAAGTCGGTCGAACTGAATTTCGTTCTATCAACACAAATTTGGCTTACAGCGAAGGTGACCTCACTTCAACTCTTGATCTGACTTACGCAGAACAAGATAACTACGATTATGTTGTCGGTAAGAGTAAGAAAAGTGGTGGTATCACTTCGATTAACCAAATCAATGCTGCGTGGTTAAACTCTTACCGAGTCAATGAGCAGTTAGCTTTAGGGGCGGGAGTTGATTATCGCCGAGAAGAGTTGGATGAAGGTTATACAGGCTCTCATTACTATAAGCCGGAAGAGAATCCTCGTGAAAATTACGGTGTCAGTGTCATTAGTCAATACACGTTAGACAGTTGGACATTGGAAGCGAGTGCTCGAAACGATGAAAACAGCCAGTATGGAAACAATACGACGTGGCAAGCGGCTGCGGGTTGGGCGTTTCTTGATAACTATGAGATTAAAGCAAGCTATGGTACTGCCTTCAGAGCGCCGACCTTCTTAGACTTATATTACCCAGGTTATGAAGCTCCTAATTTAAAAGCAGAAGACTCTCAGAATACTGAACTTACCCTTGAAGGTTCACACTCTTATTTAGATTGGTCGATTACTGGCTTTATCAACAAGATTGATAACATGTTGATGTGGCAAGGTTCAGGTATGACTAATATTGGTGAAGCTGAAATAAAAGGGGTGGAATTAGGCCTTGGATTCGACACCTCAATTGTTACCCATCAGTTCTACCTTGATTGGAAAGATCCCGTCGATAAATCTAATGGTAAGGAACAGCAATTGGCATATCGATCCAAACAAGGTGCCAAGTGGAATGCTTTTGCTGAATTTGGGGATTGGGTATTAGGCTCTCAGTACCTATACCAAGGCGAGCGCTTCAATGGTGCGACACGATTGGCAAGTTACAGTCTTTGGAACTTTACTGCGGAGTACGCCGTTTCGCCAGAGTTTAAGGTGAAAGGAAAGCTGAGTAACGCATTCAATAAAGATTATGAGATGTATAGTGGTTACGCGACACCGGGTCGTGAATACTTTGTATCAGCGACTTACCAATTCTAA
- a CDS encoding adenine nucleotide alpha hydrolase, with product MKKKVIISWSSGKDSTLTLERLLESSEYEVVALYTTYVGDEVPFQVTPLGVVVMQAQLIGLPLIKIELPEVFPSNEIYQRTIVKALKGSGLSIDAVAFGDMFCNGIAEYRRSYIEPAGWECVFPLMGESSQALAQEIIDRGIDTFLVTVDSEALEASYCGQQYTSELVESLPSHVDPCGEDGEFHTLVTSAPCFKGKLKIALENVEQAERFVHQRYRACIM from the coding sequence ATGAAAAAGAAAGTCATCATAAGCTGGTCATCAGGAAAAGACTCCACTTTAACGCTGGAGCGTCTACTTGAAAGCTCTGAATATGAAGTTGTTGCGCTTTATACGACATATGTTGGAGATGAAGTTCCTTTCCAAGTGACTCCGCTCGGTGTGGTTGTCATGCAGGCTCAATTAATCGGTTTACCATTAATCAAGATTGAGCTTCCAGAAGTGTTTCCGAGTAACGAGATCTATCAACGTACCATTGTTAAGGCGCTTAAAGGCTCGGGCTTATCCATCGATGCAGTCGCGTTTGGTGATATGTTTTGTAATGGCATTGCTGAGTACCGAAGAAGTTATATAGAACCTGCCGGTTGGGAGTGTGTGTTTCCTCTTATGGGAGAGAGTAGCCAAGCGCTGGCTCAAGAAATCATAGATAGAGGAATCGACACCTTTCTCGTCACGGTCGATAGTGAGGCATTAGAAGCTAGTTATTGTGGACAACAATACACGTCTGAGCTAGTAGAGAGTTTGCCAAGTCACGTCGATCCATGTGGAGAAGATGGTGAGTTTCATACTTTAGTCACGTCAGCCCCTTGCTTTAAAGGAAAGCTTAAGATAGCGCTGGAAAATGTAGAGCAGGCTGAGCGATTTGTTCATCAACGCTATCGAGCTTGTATTATGTAG
- a CDS encoding nucleoid-associated protein, giving the protein MAITIHRAVVHELIKEKNEEPQPLHYRQSLLPVDNESVQNVIAGVVNIYGRKNNSARYGVFRDDEASGSVPDSFYEYSELEDVSDEDFMVLSKSVMQELFREATGVAFATGGHILFSDYESDGVRFYLAAMIKQKSGFAFSDTLGVEDLEYIDLSKLHQAIKINFSKYSAYQNADDIERQDSTYLSFVSPQTSQSAAGYFIQAMGCKAGAPSAKATQAAVDESVGFFESKEDLKAHAPNLKRALTVYLEQKAESNEPATLPDIEGIARRFFPTDDEEQADRYADEFVTYLNREESGVPPEFPVNKTKLKTMTHLVYKGDDLHLEFDKEDIGGNPSARVYFDGAKVIIKDLPQDLIDKLNQQING; this is encoded by the coding sequence ATGGCAATCACTATTCATCGAGCTGTTGTGCATGAATTGATAAAAGAAAAAAATGAAGAACCTCAACCATTGCATTACCGACAATCCCTTCTACCTGTAGATAATGAGAGTGTACAGAATGTAATTGCTGGCGTTGTTAATATTTATGGAAGAAAGAATAACAGTGCCAGATATGGTGTTTTTCGGGACGATGAGGCCTCTGGAAGTGTACCCGATTCATTTTATGAATACTCAGAACTAGAAGATGTTAGTGATGAAGACTTCATGGTTCTATCAAAGTCAGTCATGCAGGAGTTATTTCGAGAAGCTACTGGGGTTGCATTCGCTACTGGTGGACATATCTTATTTTCGGATTATGAGAGTGATGGAGTTAGATTCTATTTAGCTGCGATGATCAAGCAAAAGTCAGGATTCGCATTCTCCGATACACTCGGTGTGGAAGATCTTGAATACATTGATTTAAGTAAGCTTCATCAAGCAATTAAAATTAATTTTTCTAAATACAGCGCCTATCAAAACGCTGATGATATTGAACGTCAGGACTCTACGTATTTAAGTTTTGTTAGTCCACAAACAAGTCAGTCAGCAGCTGGATATTTCATTCAGGCGATGGGATGTAAAGCTGGTGCACCTTCAGCAAAAGCAACTCAAGCGGCTGTTGATGAAAGTGTTGGTTTTTTCGAGTCTAAAGAAGATTTGAAAGCGCATGCTCCAAACTTAAAAAGAGCGTTGACTGTTTATCTGGAACAAAAAGCTGAATCTAATGAACCAGCAACTTTACCTGATATCGAAGGAATCGCCCGACGTTTTTTTCCTACCGATGATGAAGAGCAGGCTGATAGATATGCTGATGAGTTTGTTACATATTTAAACCGCGAAGAAAGTGGTGTTCCACCTGAGTTCCCTGTTAATAAGACAAAACTCAAAACAATGACTCATTTAGTCTACAAAGGTGACGATTTACACCTAGAATTTGATAAGGAAGATATAGGTGGTAATCCCAGTGCAAGGGTTTACTTCGATGGAGCTAAAGTTATAATCAAGGATCTTCCACAAGATCTGATTGATAAACTAAATCAGCAAATTAATGGGTAG
- a CDS encoding GIY-YIG nuclease family protein, with product MICLRSSKKTPKRDLDDIFSEDDDLGLLDVAPLKAKAPAGNLIASQFEEITTFFEKNGRIPASDADSFDEKRLARRLKAFKSNGEQRESLKEFDSYGLLADESSYIPSIESVGSSTYEVQESTPSSEIDKSELVTSLDDIFDDHDDLLEFDAPDIFTIRHVPAEKKSQPEEIAKRQPCADFSRYAPIFEIVQKELKAGAASLDRFRHELKIQVGDFFILNGLTGYVHSAGERLEGYSSYNARLHLVFENGTELHMLFQSLTHGLVRDDHGCKVNREGALLEPDSNPVPTGLVYVLATKSSDSVLATYKANLYKIGFTEGSVEDRIKHAEKDRTFLEAPVRVVMTTECYNIDAHKLETLVHGFLGYQRLNITLKGHDGQSYKPREWFNVPLATVVEVIKHILDGTISQYRMDNTSGKVMKK from the coding sequence GTGATTTGTTTACGTTCTTCTAAGAAAACGCCAAAGCGAGACTTAGATGATATTTTTTCTGAAGATGATGACTTGGGGCTACTTGATGTAGCTCCTTTAAAGGCAAAAGCACCTGCTGGTAACCTAATCGCGAGCCAATTTGAGGAAATTACAACATTCTTTGAAAAGAATGGACGGATACCAGCTAGTGATGCGGATTCATTCGATGAAAAGCGTTTGGCCAGGCGTTTAAAAGCCTTTAAATCAAACGGTGAACAGAGAGAATCTTTAAAAGAGTTTGATTCTTATGGCCTGTTAGCTGATGAGTCATCATATATACCATCAATTGAATCTGTCGGCTCTTCAACCTACGAAGTTCAAGAATCAACACCCTCATCTGAAATAGATAAGTCTGAATTAGTTACGTCTTTGGATGATATCTTTGACGATCATGATGATCTGCTAGAGTTTGATGCCCCTGACATTTTCACTATTCGCCATGTTCCTGCAGAAAAAAAATCGCAACCGGAAGAAATTGCCAAACGTCAGCCATGTGCGGATTTTTCTCGATATGCTCCTATTTTTGAAATAGTCCAAAAAGAACTCAAAGCAGGCGCTGCGTCACTTGATCGTTTTCGCCATGAGCTAAAAATACAGGTTGGTGATTTTTTTATTCTTAATGGCTTGACGGGGTATGTTCATTCTGCTGGAGAAAGACTGGAAGGTTACAGTAGCTACAATGCGAGGCTGCATTTGGTCTTCGAAAATGGCACAGAGCTACATATGCTGTTTCAGTCTTTGACACACGGATTAGTTCGTGACGATCATGGATGTAAAGTTAATCGTGAGGGAGCATTGCTTGAGCCTGACAGTAACCCAGTTCCTACCGGGTTGGTATATGTGCTTGCTACTAAGAGTTCAGATAGTGTTCTAGCAACCTATAAGGCGAACCTTTACAAAATTGGGTTCACCGAAGGTAGTGTAGAAGACCGTATTAAACATGCAGAGAAAGATCGTACGTTTTTGGAAGCGCCTGTTCGCGTAGTAATGACAACCGAATGCTACAACATAGATGCTCATAAGCTAGAGACTTTAGTTCATGGTTTCTTAGGATACCAGCGACTGAATATCACCCTCAAAGGACATGATGGACAGAGCTACAAGCCTAGAGAGTGGTTTAATGTACCACTGGCGACAGTAGTTGAAGTAATAAAACACATCTTGGACGGAACGATCTCACAGTACCGGATGGATAATACTTCAGGGAAAGTTATGAAAAAGTAG